The nucleotide sequence TCGGCGGGTAGGAGCCGCCGGGGATGAAGGAATGGACGGTGCCGCCCTTCTTTGCGTCCGGTGAGCCCAGCTCGGGCTCCTCCATATTGGTCGTCCAGGTCAGGTCCTTCGGCAGGTCGGACTCGGTGAGAATCTCGAAGAACTTCGGCCGGTCCAGTCGCCGCTGCAGCGTCTCGGACTCCGCCAGCTTCTCGGTGCGGGCGGTCTCGTCGAGTTCACCGGCGAGATCCTTTTCCAGCGCCGCCTTCCGCGTGGTCAGCGTCTCCAGCACCTGGTCATTGTAGCGCTGGTAGAATTTCGTCCGCTCCTCCGAATTGTCGTAGGCGGGGAATGTCCTGCCCTGCCCGCTGCCCGGGACGGGCAACAAGCCGATGGCTGCGACCAGGATGGTAAGTGCGCGCCTCATTGGTAGGTGGTGAATTTCTTGGGATCGAATGCCTCGCGGATCGCCTCGCCGATGAAGGTGATGACCAGCAGCACGGAGACCATCACGGTGAAGACTGAGGCCACGATCCACGGTGAAGAGAGATTTTGCGTGCCGTTTTCCAGCACCCGGCCCCAGCTAGGATAGGAGTCCGGCAGGCCGAAGCCGAGGAAGTCCATCGCCGTGAGCGAGGTGGTCAGGCCCGCGACGCTGAAGGGCAGGAGGGTAACGATGGTGGAGATCGCGTTTGGCAGGATGTGGCGGAAGATCACCCGCGAGGTGCCCGCGCCCTGGACCCGTGCAGCCGCCACGTAGTCGCGCGCCTTTTCCCGGAAGGTGGAGGTGCGCAGGTAGGTGGCGACGGTAATCCAAGAGAAGATGCAGTAGATCAGCAGGATATTCATCAGCACCACGTTCTCGCGGCCCAGGTTCACCGTGATAATGATGACCACCAGCAGGAAGGGCACGTTGCTAAGGACCTCGATGAGGCGTTGCATCAACAGGTCGAACCACCCGCCGAAGTATCCCATGACGCAGCCGAGCGTGATGCCGATGCCATAGGTGAGCACCAGATAGAAAATGGACGACTTGAAGATGACCTGCAGGCCGCCGTAGAGCTGGGCTGCGATGTCCCAGCCCTTCGAGTCCGTGCCGAGGAAATGCCGCTCCTTCAACGATGGAGGCGCGGGCGGGTAGAGCAGCTCTACCCAGCCGGTGGTGGTGGCGGCGAGCACGTCTTCCGGGGCCTTCGACTCGACCAGTTCGCCCGCCTTCCACGTTTGGCGTCCGGCGAATTCGCCCTTGGTATCGTAGATCGAGGTGAGGCCGTCTCGCTTGCCCTTGCGGAAGCGTGCGGCGAGACGCTGGACGTCGGGATTGTCCTCGCTGAATTGGACGGCCTGACCGTTGAACGGCTCCTTCTCCCCCGGCCGGTGGATGATGCCTTCATTCGAGACGAGCGGGCGCTTCAGCACCTCGTCGGAGTCGAAGGTGGGGTCCCACGGGATGGGCGGCATGATCACCCGATCGCCGTTCTTCTCCGCGGCGAAGCGCTCCTTCAAGCGGCGGTAGTTCACCTCCTGGTCCTGCGTGCCGCCGAAGTCGTTTTCGTAATAGATCTTTTGCTGGAAGGCGGGGAAGATCCACTGGTCGCCGTGCTTCACGGCCAGCGCGCGCTTGCCCACCAGGAGCTGGTCCAGCATCGCCACCAGCAGGAGCAGCAGGAGCATTCGAAAGGCGAGCCAACCGCGACCGATCGAACGAAAGCGCGTGAACTTGCGAACCGTCAGAGGGTTCCACTGGAATTTCCCGCCGGTCGCGAGCAACACCAGTCCGGCCACGCCCATCACAACGCAGAAGCCGTAGCCCACCATGTTGCCCTGAGCCTCCAGCCGCTGGCGCTGGGAAAAGCCATACCACTCCTTCACGGTCGCCGCGTCCTGAATCTGCTGCGGCGTGGCGTCGAAGGAGAAGAACCAGCGGAGCGATGGCAGGGACAACTCCTTCCAGTGCCCCCATGCCGCGATGGCGGCCACCAGGAGCAGGATCAATCCGACTTTGCGGGGAAAGGTCATATCACTTGTAGCTCACCCGCGGATCCACCAAGGCCACGCAGAGGTCGGAGAGGATGTTGCCGATCAGCATCAGCAGCGCGGAGAAGAACAGGACCCCCATGATCAAGGGCTGGTCGCGCTCGAAGATCGCATTGAACTGCAGGAGGCCGAAGCCGTTGATGTCGAAGATCCGCTCGATGAGCATCGACCCCGCCACCAGCAGCGAGATGTTGTTTCCGAAGGTGGTCGCGATCGGGATGATGGAATTGCGGAAGGCGTGCTTGAAGACGGCTCGAGGGAAAGACACGCCCTTCGCCGCGGCAGTGCGGACGTAGTCGGCGGCGAGATTGTCCATGAGATTGTTCTTCATCATCATGGTCATGAAGGCGAAGCTGCCGATGAGGTAGCAGATCAGCGGCATGACCGTGTGGTGTGCCAGATCCTTCACCTTGCCCATGGCGGATAGCGTCTCGAAGTCATCCCCCGTGAGGCCCCGCAGCGGAAACCAGCCGAGTTTCGCACCGAGGAAGACGACCATCAGCGAGCCCAGCGCATAGCCCGGGATGGCGTAGCCCGCGAAGACAGCCGCCGAAGTGGCATTGTCCATGAAGCTGCGGTGCTTGATCGCCTTCACGATGCCCAGCGGCAGGCAGACCCCGTAGATGACAATCATGCTCAGCACGCCGAAATAGACGGATACCGGCATGCGCTCCAAGATCATCGACCACACGCTGTCCTGGTACTTCTTGGAGTTCCCCAGGCTGCCCTGCAGCAGGCCGTCCCGCTCCGGCATGAAGAGCACCGCGCGCGGCTCGGGCATCTTGGTGAGTTCCACGCCCTTGATCCACTTCGCCCAGCGGGCCGCCTGCTCCTGCGGTGAACGCAGGCGCACGTCCCACGCGGAAAGGTCCACGCCTTCCGGTCCGGAAAGCTTGCCATCCCGCGTGACGGTCACGATGTGGACGGTTCCGGGGAGGATCATTTCCACCGTGTTCTGGTCCGGCTTGAATTCCGCGCCGGCCTTCATCATGTCCCGCGGCATCACGCCCAGCCACTCGAGGTAGGCGCGGGAGACGCTCTTGTCCTCGTCCTCCTTTTCCTCCTCCTCGATGACCTGCGACATCGTCAGCGAGAAGGAAGCCTCGGCACGCGAGCGCTTTTCACCGCCCACGAGCTGGGCCAAGCGTTGCTCCACCGGACCGCCAGGCGCGAGCTTGATGGTGGAGAAGACCAGCGCCGTGATCCCGAGCAAGGTGAGCGGGATCAGAAGAATGCGGCGAAGGAAATAGGCTTTCAAATGACGGCGATACTAACGGTTTCGGTGGTTCTAGCGATCCTCCCCTCCCTTGCAAGTCCCCGGGAACACAAAGCCCCCTCTTTGACAGAAACTCTCACGAAATCCGCAAAACCGGACAAACCCGGTGAACTATTGCAAATTTTCCCTGCAATCCCGGCCCGCTAACCGCTAGACACACGCCCGACTCATGAGACGACTCTCCTTTTTCCTGCTCCCTGCCCTGCTATGCCTCACCGGCTGCCAGGAAGAAACCCAGGTCGAAAAGGCAAACCGGGAGGGCATCCTGATCATCGGCAACGCGAACGAGCCGAAGGGCCTGGACTCGCAGATCGTGACCGGCGTGCTGGAGAGCAATATTATGCGCGCGCTCTTCGAGGGTCTGGTCTCCGACCACCCCACCGAGGACGCGACCGCCATGCCCGCGGGAGCGGAAGTGCTGGAGCCGGACGCCACCGCCACCGTGTGGACCGCCAAGCTCCGCCAGAACGCGAAATGGTCGGACGGCACCCCGGTCACCGCCCACGACTACGCCTTCGCCTACCAGCGCATCCTGGAGCCGGAATTCGCCGCGAAGTATGCGGAGATGCTTTACTTCCTGAAAAATGCGGACCGCTTCAACCAAAGCAAAAAGGGAGAGATCCTATTCGTGGTAAATCAGGATCCGGTCGTTCCCTCGGATCTCGTCGCGAAGATCAATTTCGGAGGCGACTCTAAAGTAGATCTGGAGCCGCTGGGCGAAGAACCGCAATGGGAGACACTGGCTGACGACTCCCAACGATCCCTTTTCCTGAAGCACAAGGGGCTGGACAAGTTTTCCAAGGAACAACTGGAATGGATCTCCCAAGACTTGGAGCGATTCGAGTGGCCAGCAGAGGCAGTCGATGGAATGGCCAAGCATATCGTTGAAAGGCTGATCCAGATTTCAGGGACGCACCTGTGGGAAATGTCGAAAGTCGGAGTGGAAGTGATCGATGACTTCACCCTCAAGCTCACGCTTCGCGGTCCCACACCTTATTTCCAGCAGATCCTCAAGCACTACACCTGGAATCCCGTGCCGCGTCACGTGGTGTTGAAGCACGGCACCATGACCCAGAAGGGCAATCCGTGGTCGAAGCTCGGCAACATCGTCTCCAACGGCCCCTACCAGCTCAAGTCGTGGCGTCGTACCGACCATCTCGAGGTGGAGCGCAACCCCCACTACTGGAATGCTTCCCAGGTCACCCTGAACGGCGTCCGCTTCCTGCCGATCAACAACTCCTACACGGAGGCCCGCATGTTCCGCGACGGGCAGATGCACATCACCTACACCGCGCCGCCGGAGATCGTGGACCTGATGCAGAAGGAAAACCCGAAGGTGCTGCGCCAGGAGCCCTACGTCGGCACCATCTTCATCCGCTGCAATACCAAGCGCGAGGTGCTGAAGGACGTGCGCGTCCGCCGCGCGCTGAACCTCTCCTTCAACCAGCAGGAGATCTGCGACAAGATCATGCGCGGCTACAAGCCCGCCTACGGGATGACCCCGCCGATGGCCGGGTATGACACCCCGCACGCCGTCGCTTACAATCCGGAGGAGGCCCGCAGGCTGCTCGCCGAGGCCGGCTACCCCGGCGGCAAGGGATTCCCCCGCCTCAAGTATCTCCTGGCCAGCCGCGAGACCTCCGCGACCGTCGCCCAGGCCATCCAGGCCATGTGGCGCAAGGAACTCGGCATCGAGATCGAGATCGAAAACAAGGAGTGGACCGCCTACCTCGCC is from Luteolibacter flavescens and encodes:
- a CDS encoding ABC transporter permease subunit → MKAYFLRRILLIPLTLLGITALVFSTIKLAPGGPVEQRLAQLVGGEKRSRAEASFSLTMSQVIEEEEKEDEDKSVSRAYLEWLGVMPRDMMKAGAEFKPDQNTVEMILPGTVHIVTVTRDGKLSGPEGVDLSAWDVRLRSPQEQAARWAKWIKGVELTKMPEPRAVLFMPERDGLLQGSLGNSKKYQDSVWSMILERMPVSVYFGVLSMIVIYGVCLPLGIVKAIKHRSFMDNATSAAVFAGYAIPGYALGSLMVVFLGAKLGWFPLRGLTGDDFETLSAMGKVKDLAHHTVMPLICYLIGSFAFMTMMMKNNLMDNLAADYVRTAAAKGVSFPRAVFKHAFRNSIIPIATTFGNNISLLVAGSMLIERIFDINGFGLLQFNAIFERDQPLIMGVLFFSALLMLIGNILSDLCVALVDPRVSYK
- a CDS encoding peptide ABC transporter substrate-binding protein; its protein translation is MRRLSFFLLPALLCLTGCQEETQVEKANREGILIIGNANEPKGLDSQIVTGVLESNIMRALFEGLVSDHPTEDATAMPAGAEVLEPDATATVWTAKLRQNAKWSDGTPVTAHDYAFAYQRILEPEFAAKYAEMLYFLKNADRFNQSKKGEILFVVNQDPVVPSDLVAKINFGGDSKVDLEPLGEEPQWETLADDSQRSLFLKHKGLDKFSKEQLEWISQDLERFEWPAEAVDGMAKHIVERLIQISGTHLWEMSKVGVEVIDDFTLKLTLRGPTPYFQQILKHYTWNPVPRHVVLKHGTMTQKGNPWSKLGNIVSNGPYQLKSWRRTDHLEVERNPHYWNASQVTLNGVRFLPINNSYTEARMFRDGQMHITYTAPPEIVDLMQKENPKVLRQEPYVGTIFIRCNTKREVLKDVRVRRALNLSFNQQEICDKIMRGYKPAYGMTPPMAGYDTPHAVAYNPEEARRLLAEAGYPGGKGFPRLKYLLASRETSATVAQAIQAMWRKELGIEIEIENKEWTAYLAAMQDFNYDLAFSGWIGDYLDPLTFLEMWTDGNGNNLTGWSNPKFEDFLKQSHQEADAAKRYALLREAESVMTAEAPTLLLAWYARNYLMDPAVEGWHPLLLDNHPYDVLRLRTTK
- a CDS encoding ABC transporter permease subunit; the protein is MTFPRKVGLILLLVAAIAAWGHWKELSLPSLRWFFSFDATPQQIQDAATVKEWYGFSQRQRLEAQGNMVGYGFCVVMGVAGLVLLATGGKFQWNPLTVRKFTRFRSIGRGWLAFRMLLLLLLVAMLDQLLVGKRALAVKHGDQWIFPAFQQKIYYENDFGGTQDQEVNYRRLKERFAAEKNGDRVIMPPIPWDPTFDSDEVLKRPLVSNEGIIHRPGEKEPFNGQAVQFSEDNPDVQRLAARFRKGKRDGLTSIYDTKGEFAGRQTWKAGELVESKAPEDVLAATTTGWVELLYPPAPPSLKERHFLGTDSKGWDIAAQLYGGLQVIFKSSIFYLVLTYGIGITLGCVMGYFGGWFDLLMQRLIEVLSNVPFLLVVIIITVNLGRENVVLMNILLIYCIFSWITVATYLRTSTFREKARDYVAAARVQGAGTSRVIFRHILPNAISTIVTLLPFSVAGLTTSLTAMDFLGFGLPDSYPSWGRVLENGTQNLSSPWIVASVFTVMVSVLLVITFIGEAIREAFDPKKFTTYQ